The following are encoded in a window of Podospora pseudoanserina strain CBS 124.78 chromosome 6, whole genome shotgun sequence genomic DNA:
- a CDS encoding hypothetical protein (COG:E; EggNog:ENOG503P018; antiSMASH:Cluster_5) — MERNTPKKAVHFGAGNIGRGFVACFLHESGYEVIFAEVNDATVSKLNTHKSYKVIEVGAEGTTEKTITNYRAINSRSNEAALVEEIATADVVTCSVGPNILKFLAPVIAKGLAARSTDLTPAAVIACENAIGATDTLAEFIKSPENTNPALLEDYDKRATFANSAIDRIVPAQDPDAGLDVKLEKFYEWVVEKTPFKEWAVPDIKGIKWVDNLQPFIERKLYTVNTGHATAAYYGYTRRKSTVYDALQDKDIRDEVKNALKETADLITEKHGIDEEEQKQYVDKIVRRISNPHLEDAVERVGRAPLRKLSRKERFIGPAAELAENGKDCSALLDAAEMAFRFQNVEGDDESFELAKIMEEKKPEEVVQEVCGLQPNEKLYPQVVDIVKRVQADSNEE, encoded by the exons ATGGAGAGAAATACCCCCAAGAAGGCTGTCCACTTTGGCGCCGGAAACATTG GCCGTGGCTTTGTTGCTTGCTTCCTCCACGAATCGGGGTATGAAGTCATCTTTGCCGAGGTCAACGATGCCACCGTCAGCAAGCTCAACACCCACAAGAGCTACAAGGTGATCGAGGTTGGCGCTGAGGGCACCACCGAGaagaccatcaccaactACCGGGCCATCAACTCGAGGTCAAATGAGGCGGCTTTGGTCGAGGAGATCGCGACGGCCGACGTTGTCACCTGCTCCGTCGGCCCTAACATCCTCAAGTTCCTCGCCCCAGTAATTGCCAAGGGTCTCGCCGCCCGCTCAACGGATCTGACTCCCGCCGCTGTCATTGCCTGCGAGAACGCCATCGGCGCCACCGACACTCTTGCCGAGTTCATCAAGTCTCCCGAGAACACCAACCCCGCTCTCCTCGAGGATTACGACAAGCGTGCGACCTTTGCCAACTCGGCCATTGACCGCATCGTCCCGGCCCAAGACCCCGATGCCGGCCTCGATGTGAAGCTTGAGAAGTTCTATGAGTGGGTTGTCGAGAAGACCCCGTTCAAGGAATGGGCCGTCCCAGACATCAAGGGCATCAAGTGGGTCGACAACCTCCAGCCCTTCATTGAGCGCAAGCTGTACACTGTCAACACTGGCCACGCCACTGCTGCCTACTACGGCTACACTCGCCGCAAGAGCACCGTGTACGACGCCCTACAAGACAAGGACATCCGGGACGAGGTCAAGAACGCTCTTAAGGAGACGGCTGACCTCATCACCGAGAAGCACGGcatcgacgaggaggagcagaagcagtACGTCGACAAGATTGTTAGGCGCATCAGCAACCCCCACTTGGAGGATGCGGTTGAGCGTGTGGGTCGTGCCCCGCTCCGGAAGCTGAGCCGAAAAGAGCGGTTCATCGGCCCCGCTGCCGAGCTCGCGGAAAACGGCAAGGATTGCTCAGCCCTActtgatgctgctgagaTGGCATTCCGCTTCCAGAACGTcgagggcgacgacgagTCGTTTGAGCTTGCCAAAAtcatggaggagaagaagcctgaAGAGGTTGTCCAGGAAGTTTGCGGTTTGCAGCCAAATGAAAAGCTCTACCCTCAGGTGGTCGACATTGTCAAGCGTGTCCAGGCCGATTCGAATGAGGAGTAA